The Calliphora vicina chromosome 3, idCalVici1.1, whole genome shotgun sequence genome contains a region encoding:
- the LOC135955746 gene encoding uncharacterized protein LOC135955746, giving the protein MAALPPERTTLSRPFTNTGVDFAGPFDIKTYAGRGCKVTKGYVLVFVCFATKAIHLEGTSEISTQAFLAAFARFFSRRGSPNAIYSDNGTAFVGASHILDADRSQFITLIRRKLLDQQSFALLEWHFIPPGAPHMGGLWEAGVKSFKMHLKRISHSQSFTFEEFSTMLTRIEACLNSRPLSPQSDNPEDLGVLTPGHFLIGNVLLSPPEPDLSDHSLSYVNRWQKLKILHHHFAQRWKEEYLKELHKRFKWKFPQRDYAIGDLVIIRKDNLPPNQWRLGRIENIIRGKDHRVRVADIRTANGIQQPCPVIIVEVYLHWKNRTVATTDATFAIIDRLLTAVYVTRTTRSESASDLRK; this is encoded by the exons ATGGCGGCCTTACCCCCTGAGAGGACCACACTTTCCCGTCCGTTTACCAATACTGGTGTTGACTTTGCTGGTCCCTTTGACATCAAAACGTATGCAGGACGCGGCTGCAAAGTTACGAAGGGTTACGTATTAGTCTTTGTATGCTTTGCGACTAAGGCTATACACCTCGAAGGTACGAGTGAAATTTCCACACAGGCCTTTCTAGCTGCGTTTGCACGATTTTTTTCACGTCGAGGTTCTCCAAATGCTATTTACTCGGATAATGGCACTGCCTTTGTCGGCGCCTCCCATATTTTGGACGCTGACAGATCTCAATTCATAACGCTGATACGTCGAAAACTACTCGATCAACAGAGTTTTGCGCTGCTTGAATGGCACTTTATCCCTCCAGGTGCGCCGCATATGGGCGGCCTCTGGGAAGCGGGTGTCAAAAGCTTCAAAATGCATCTTAAACGAATCTCTCACAGTCAGAGCTTTACCTTCGAAGAATTTTCCACTATGCTAACCCGCATTGAAGCTTGCTTAAATTCCAGACCACTCAGCCCACAAAGCGATAATCCTGAAGATTTGGGCGTACTCACCCCTGGTCATTTCCTTATTGGAAACGTACTCCTATCACCCCCAGAACCTGACTTATCTGATCATTCACTGAGTTATGTCAATCGGTggcaaaaattgaaaattttgcatcACCATTTTGCCCAAAGGTGGAAAGAGGAGTACCTCAAGGAACTCCACAAACGCTTCAAATGGAAGTTTCCCCAGCGTGATTACGCTATCGGCGACCTTGTAATTATAAGGAAAGACAATTTGCCCCCTAACCAATGGCGTCTTGGCcgtattgaaaatataatacgCGGTAAAGATCACAGAGTCAGAGTCGCCGACATACGAACTGCCAATGGCATC CAACAACCATGCCCCGTCATCATCGTAGAAGTCTATCTCCATTGGAAGAACAGAACCGTAGCCACCACCGACGCAACATTCGCCATAATAGACCGTCTCCTGACTGCCGTTTATGTAACAAGGACCACTCGCTCCGAAAGTGCATCAGATTTAAGAAAATGA